The nucleotide sequence ACTTCTAATTAGTTACGACAAATAACATCTTGTACTTATACGCAAACACATGGGGTGTTCAAACGGGTTATTGGCACTGGTCGGTTGCAAAGGAGGGATGTTTCCCAAAGCCGCGACAACActtttccctctctccctctcctcgcacCGTCCCCGCGGGCGGCCGGGGGAAGCCCCGGATCCGCCGCCTCTagcccccctccctcctcctccctcctccccaccGTCGCCGACGCGTGTTGATGGGCAAAGCCCGGTCGGCCTGGGCAGCATCGGGGCCATCTTCTCCTCCTGCCCTCTGGTGGCGCTTGAACCCTATTTTGTAATAGGCTGCAAAGTCATGTTGTAGACAAATAATAAATGAAACTTAGGTGGGGATAACTACCCTTCTTTGACTTTTTAAAATATCATTTGTTTTTTTCTTGATGATATCAAGCAAACTAAAATCCTGCAGGATTTAAATAGTCATGACATCACAGTTCTGTTTGTTTTTCCTATCCTGCATTTTGAAATCCATTTTTGAATATTCGCAAAAAAAACCCATTTTTGATATCCTGCTAATCAAAGAGGTTCTGGAACTTGTAGTCAGATAGAGTATTTTTGTTTGGGCCATAGTAAAAAAAAAGGTCACCCCTCGAACATACACTCGTCGGCACCTTCCCGTCGGAGGAAAGCCCCCGGTTCGCCCTCGCGCCGACGTCGCGTTCGTCCACCCGCGCAGCGGCGACTGCCCCGGCCCCGTCCTCAAGTCCCGCccgcaggagctcaccggcgaagACCAGGTCAAAccatctctctcccccctctcatATTTTGTATTGCCTATTGCGTGGCGCTGCCTGCGAGTGAGCCATTTTAGAGGAAAACATGCCACCACTACGTGATGAGATGGTGGCCGTCCGGCGGTACGCGGAGCTGCTGTCGCGGCACCGCGGCGGCGCGGACGCGCGGCCGGTCGCGCGGATCCAGGCGGCCCTGGTCACGTCGGGCCTGCTCCGGCGCAGCGCGGAGCTCCACGACGCGCTCATCCGGGCGCTCGCGGGCTCCGGGACGCCGCACGCCGCGCTGCCGCTCTACGCCCACCTCATCCGCGCGGGCCTCCTCCCCACCCCGCACACCCTCCCCTCCTTCCTCAAGTCGCTCGCCCTCTCCCCGGCCGTCCCGGGCGCGCGCCGCCTCGCGCTCGCCGTCCACGCCCACGCCGTCAGGCTCGGCCTCACGGGGTTCCTCCTCGTGAACAACGCGCTCATCCGCGTCCACGCGGGCCTGCTCGGCCGCCTCCCCGACGCGCACCTGCTGCTGCGCGCCTCGGCCGCCGTcgacgcctccacgttcaacacgcTCATCACGGCGCACGCGAGGGCTGGCCGAGTCGCCGACGCCCGCTcgctgttcgacgaaatgcccgagAGGAATGCCGTGTCCTGGAGCGCCATGGTGAATGGGTACGTGCAGGCTGGGGACGGGAGGGAGGCGCTGGGGGTGTTCTCTCAGATGCAGGCCCAAGGTGTCCGCCCGGACGACACGGTTCTCGTCGGGGTGCTTGCCGCGTGCGCGCAGCTGGGGGCTCTGGAGCAGGGGAAGTGGGTGCATGGTTACCTCAGAGCAAACAATATCAGGATCACCGTGTTCCTGGGCACTGCGTTGGTTGATATGTATGCCAAATGTGGTGAGGTGCAGCTTGGAATGGAGGTGTTTGAGGGAATGAAGGACAAGAATGTGCTGGCCTGGACTACCATGATAAAGGGCCTGGCTATGCACGGCCGCGGCTCAGACTCCTTGACACTCTTCTCCCAAATGGAGAGCTCAGGTGTGAAGCCGGATGACATTGCCTTCATTGGTGCTCTCTGTGCGTGCACACACACTGGGTTAGTTGACAAGGGTCGGGAGCTTTTCAATTCCATGGTGAGCAACTATGGTATTAAACCAAAGATTGAGCATTATGGATGCATGGTAGACCTCCTGGCACGGAATGGCTTGCTGAGTGAGGCCAGAGACATGGTTGAGAAAATGCCCATGAAACCGGATGCCTTAATCTGGGGAGCTCTAATGGCTGGCTGTAGGTTTCACAAGAATGTGGAGTTGGCTGAGTATGTTATAAAGCACTGGATTGAACTGGAGCCAGACAAAAGTGGTGCTTATGTACTTTTAGGTAACATATATTCTGCCTCTGGTAGGCATGCGTCCGCGAGGGAAATTAGGCACCTGATGCGTGAGAAGGGAGTTGAGAAGACACCTGGATGTAGCAATGTGGAGATTAAAGGAGTTATCCACCAGTTCATTGTTGGGGATCTGTCTCATCCTCGCATAAAAGATATTTTGACAAAGTGGTATGAGATAGATAGTAGGATAAGGCTGGAGGAAGGTTACATGCCTGACAAGAAAGAAGTTTTGCTTGACATTGAAGAAGAAGAGATGGAAGGTGCACTCAGCCGCCACAGTGAGAAGCTGGCAATTGCATTTGCTTTGATAAGTACAGATGATTATATGCCCATTCGGATTGTCAAGAACCTCAGAGTCTGCCAAGATTGCCATCATGTCACCAAACTTATATCCAAAATATATGGGAGAGAAATTATTGTTAGAGACCGAACACGTTTCCATTTGTTTAAAGATGGCACCTGTTCGTGCAAGGACTATTGGTAGTAACTACCAATGTCTGTCTAATTATAGAGCATGGGCTGTTGACAAAAAAAAAATCTCTTTCATGATACATCAGTGATACATGAGTTGAGGGGATAAAGTTGGTGAAGAACAATTTTTTCTTGCTAATTATAACGTACATATATGCAGTCATGCTGTTATTAAGTCATCAATATATATTCATGTTCATCTCTGACAAATATATATATTACATGGTTAACCTGGCAGATATAATAATATGAATCTGCATTAGGTTTTATGATGCTTTTAGTTCAGAACTCTAAACACACCTCCTTTGTTCTAGACTCTTCCGGACTTTATTCTCCCAAGTGTTTTTCTTCTAAAATAATTGCCATTCATGTTTACCTTATGACTGTATATGATGCACAGTATGCACTAACAAAACatgcacttcttatttgttctggATTTTCCGTACTTTAATTTTCCCAAGATTTCCTTTCAAAAGAATTTCCATACATTCTTGGTTTATGATTTTTCTTTAGGTTCAAAGCTATGACAACACCTTCATAAAGTACATTTGTCTTTGGGGGTGCAGTGTAGCTATTCTTATAATTTGTACTTAAAACTGCAGTAGAAAATACTGAAAATATAAATGTGTATATTTAACATGAGTTTTTTGTAATATATACACGCAATCGTCGAATATTTAACATGAGTTTTCCCACAATCTCCTGCTCGGTGAAGTAGAGAGCTGAAGTAGGCGATGCGGTAGCACTAGGAGAGGAGAGGCCACCACCACCTGTGGAAGCCGCTAGAGGAGGCGGTGTAGCATGACCAGTAGCATCGGCAAAGGGAAGGCGCCAAGCGCAGGGGTATGCAGTGGCGTTGACCTGAAGGCGCAGGGTATGCAGTGGCGTATGCAGTGGAAGCCGCCAGAGGAGGTGGAGGAGACGAGTCCACATGTAGACAAGCACCAAGCGCCAAGGGAAGGCGCGTGTGCGAGGCGCAGTTGATGGAGTCATATGTACCAGCACAGCCGGTGAAAGTCGCGAGAGGTGTCAGGGAAGAGCGACATTTACCGGTGAAAGTCGCGATAGGAGTCGGTGTAGAGCGACAATCACCATGTGTAGAGGTCGTAGGAAGAGTCACGGGAGAGCAACCACCAAGACCGTCTGGAGAGAACGGTGTAGAACGACCATCACCATCTGCGGAAATCGCCATACAGGACGACTGCACAGACGGAAGAGCACCAAGCACCGAGGAAAGGCACATGTGCGAAACAGGATCAGTGTAGGGAACACCGAAAACACCGTCAAAAATCACCGGAGAGCGTGCGGAAGACACCATAGTAGTTTTCTTTACACAGATCGGAAGCAGCAGATGACCAATCCAGTAGATCGAATTAGCAGATCCAAACGTGAGAGCCGGCCAGAGGAAACGGCGAAAGAGGATGAGGCAGCGCCGATTCAGACCAGAGGCAGTCGTGGAGGTGCAGTAGGAAGAGCAACACACGAGCAGTTGCACCCGTGAGCAACAACAGTAGGTTGAAGGTGCAGAAGCAGCCCTTGACGCCCAAATCGTGAAGGAAACAACCGGGCAGGACGGGGCCACTGGATTGggtggagcagcagcaacagcagatgaTCAATCAGCGCAGGGTCGTCCGTGCAGCGGACTGGGTGCAGCAGCAGC is from Triticum aestivum cultivar Chinese Spring chromosome 3A, IWGSC CS RefSeq v2.1, whole genome shotgun sequence and encodes:
- the LOC123060332 gene encoding pentatricopeptide repeat-containing protein At5g66520-like, whose product is MPPLRDEMVAVRRYAELLSRHRGGADARPVARIQAALVTSGLLRRSAELHDALIRALAGSGTPHAALPLYAHLIRAGLLPTPHTLPSFLKSLALSPAVPGARRLALAVHAHAVRLGLTGFLLVNNALIRVHAGLLGRLPDAHLLLRASAAVDASTFNTLITAHARAGRVADARSLFDEMPERNAVSWSAMVNGYVQAGDGREALGVFSQMQAQGVRPDDTVLVGVLAACAQLGALEQGKWVHGYLRANNIRITVFLGTALVDMYAKCGEVQLGMEVFEGMKDKNVLAWTTMIKGLAMHGRGSDSLTLFSQMESSGVKPDDIAFIGALCACTHTGLVDKGRELFNSMVSNYGIKPKIEHYGCMVDLLARNGLLSEARDMVEKMPMKPDALIWGALMAGCRFHKNVELAEYVIKHWIELEPDKSGAYVLLGNIYSASGRHASAREIRHLMREKGVEKTPGCSNVEIKGVIHQFIVGDLSHPRIKDILTKWYEIDSRIRLEEGYMPDKKEVLLDIEEEEMEGALSRHSEKLAIAFALISTDDYMPIRIVKNLRVCQDCHHVTKLISKIYGREIIVRDRTRFHLFKDGTCSCKDYW